TAAAGCGCAAGATATCCGCTTCTACTTAAGATATAAATTCTAGAGCCTACTTCTGGCTCAATTCTTCAACTTCTATGAGTTTTAATCTCATAGAAGTATCTACATAATCTATATTAATTTTTGTAAGTTAGGTAAGTTGTTCTCTGAGCAGTCGGTGTTAAAAAGATCTCTTGTATATTCACATGACGTGGCTGTCTCAAAGCAAATATAACAGAGTTAACTACATCTTTGGCTTTTAAAGGTTTAAACCCTTCATAGACACTATCTGCTTTTTCTTTATTTCCATGAAATCTAACAACAGAAAATTCTGTTTCTACTGCACCTGGTGCAATATTTGTCACCTTCACATCTGTTCCGAAAAGATCTATATTCATAGCTTTATTCAGTGCGTGTACTGCAAATTTTGTTGCATTATATACATTTCCGCCTGCATACACTTCACGTCCAGCTATACTTCCCAAATTAATTATATGTGCATCTTTGAAGTTTTTCATCATAGGGATAATAAGTCTGCTGATATACAGTAATCCTTTGATGTTTGTATCGATCATCCTATTCCAGTCTTCAACATCGGCTTGGTCAATCGGATCCA
The Sulfurimonas sp. C5 DNA segment above includes these coding regions:
- a CDS encoding SDR family NAD(P)-dependent oxidoreductase encodes the protein MKLKNKTAFITGASAGIGKKCAIELAKKGTNLILLSRRYKNLEKLKVRLEKYDVQVTIYKADVANFKKLQKIAAELEEKSLFPNILINNAGLSQGLDPIDQADVEDWNRMIDTNIKGLLYISRLIIPMMKNFKDAHIINLGSIAGREVYAGGNVYNATKFAVHALNKAMNIDLFGTDVKVTNIAPGAVETEFSVVRFHGNKEKADSVYEGFKPLKAKDVVNSVIFALRQPRHVNIQEIFLTPTAQRTTYLTYKN